One genomic segment of Rivularia sp. PCC 7116 includes these proteins:
- a CDS encoding NAD(P)/FAD-dependent oxidoreductase, whose translation MKNNSVLVVGAGPAGLTAAYELVKKGIQPIVLEQADKVGGISRTETYKGYHFDIGGHRFFTKVAEVQQLWNEVLGDEFIKTPRLSRIYYEGKFFQYPLSAFDTLYKLGIFESLLILLSYLKVKQKPLTIEENLEQWVINRFGVRLYKTFFKTYTEKVWGIPCNQIQAEWAAQRIKGLSLKKAITNALFGGNDTKTLIKEFDYPLLGPGMMWQRFAEKVEMAGGEVHLNTRVLGLEHNNRRIIKVIAQRGDNIVQLEAENFISSMPLTTLINRLDPSPPSEVFEAANQLKYRDFLIVSLIVDAPDLFPDNWIYIHSPGVQVGRIQNFKNWSPAMVPDSRKTCLGMEYFCNAGESLWEMSDVELIDLAKQELESLGLAKGKTVEDGVVIRQPKAYPVYDHEYRKNLQVIQNYLQTFENLQTTGRNGMHRYNNQDHSMLTGLLAAKNILGEKHDLWEVNTERSYHEEFTTKPKADDRILVK comes from the coding sequence ATGAAAAATAATTCTGTTTTAGTTGTTGGAGCAGGTCCTGCTGGATTAACTGCTGCCTATGAATTGGTCAAAAAAGGTATTCAGCCAATTGTTTTGGAACAAGCAGATAAGGTAGGCGGAATTTCCCGTACCGAGACCTATAAAGGTTATCACTTTGATATTGGCGGACATCGATTTTTTACTAAAGTAGCTGAAGTCCAACAGTTATGGAACGAGGTATTGGGAGATGAATTTATCAAGACACCACGTTTATCACGTATTTACTATGAAGGAAAGTTTTTTCAATATCCTTTAAGTGCTTTTGATACTTTATACAAGCTTGGTATCTTTGAAAGTTTGTTAATTTTGTTGTCTTATTTGAAAGTAAAACAAAAACCACTGACCATTGAAGAAAATCTAGAGCAGTGGGTAATAAATCGTTTCGGAGTCAGACTTTACAAGACTTTCTTTAAAACTTACACAGAAAAAGTTTGGGGAATTCCCTGCAACCAGATTCAAGCAGAATGGGCAGCACAAAGGATTAAAGGTTTATCACTTAAAAAAGCAATTACTAATGCTTTATTTGGTGGTAATGATACCAAAACCCTAATTAAAGAATTTGATTATCCTTTGTTGGGGCCAGGGATGATGTGGCAGCGATTCGCAGAAAAGGTGGAAATGGCAGGAGGAGAGGTGCATTTGAACACCCGCGTACTCGGTCTAGAACATAATAATCGCCGGATAATAAAAGTTATTGCACAACGAGGCGACAATATAGTTCAGTTAGAGGCAGAAAATTTCATTTCTAGTATGCCTCTAACAACTTTGATAAACAGACTAGATCCATCCCCACCAAGTGAAGTATTTGAAGCTGCAAACCAACTTAAGTATAGAGATTTCTTGATTGTATCGTTGATAGTTGATGCACCTGACCTATTCCCTGATAACTGGATTTATATCCACAGTCCTGGAGTACAAGTAGGACGAATACAGAACTTCAAAAATTGGAGTCCTGCGATGGTGCCTGACTCTAGAAAGACTTGTTTGGGGATGGAATATTTTTGTAATGCTGGTGAATCCTTGTGGGAAATGTCGGACGTTGAGTTAATTGATTTAGCAAAACAAGAATTAGAATCTCTGGGATTAGCGAAGGGTAAGACAGTAGAGGATGGAGTGGTTATTCGTCAGCCCAAAGCTTATCCAGTATACGACCATGAATATCGCAAAAATCTACAAGTAATTCAAAATTATTTGCAAACATTTGAAAATTTGCAAACGACTGGTCGTAATGGAATGCATCGTTATAATAACCAAGACCATTCAATGCTGACAGGATTGTTAGCGGCAAAAAATATTTTGGGTGAGAAGCATGATTTGTGGGAAGTGAATACGGAAAGGTCTTATCACGAAGAATTTACAACCAAGCCAAAAGCAGACGATCGAATTTTAGTGAAATAA